The sequence CCGCGGCGAACCGCGGAACAAGCCACCGTTCCCGGTCGAGGTCGGGCTCTTCGGCAGGCCGACGGCGATCAACAATGTGGAGACGCTCGTCAACGTCCCGCTCATCCTCCGCGACGGGGCGGCCGCGTTCGCGGCGGTCGGGACGGAGGGCTCGAGCGGCCCGAAGCTCTTCTGCCTGAGCGGCCACGTCGCCCGACCCGGGGTCTATGAGGTCCCGTTCGGGACGACGCTGCGGGAGCTGCTCGACATCGCCGGTGGCGCGCCGGGTGGCCGGACGATCCGGGTGATCCTCCTCGGCGGCGCGGCCGGGACATTCATCGGCCCGGAGGCGCTCGACACGCCGCTCACGTTCGAGGGCACGCGGGCCATCGGCGCCGCGCTCGGCTCCGGCGTCGTCATGGTCTTCGATGAGACGGACGATCTCGTCGGCACGCTCCGCCGGATCGCCGCCTTCTTCCGCGACGAGTCGTGCGGCCAGTGCGTCCCGTGCCGCGTCGGAACCGTCCGTCAGGAGGAGCTGCTCGCCCGGCTCGCCGCCGGCCGGCCGCGCGGCTCGACGGCCGATGAGGTCGGTCTCCTTCGCGAGATCGGCCAGGCGATGCGCGACGCCTCGATCTGCGGCCTCGGCCAGACGGCGTCGTCGGCCATCGAGAGCGCGCTGCGGGTGGGAGTCGTGACGGTATGACGGCCGAGGCGGATATCGCCCGGATCCCGTTCGAGCCGCCCGCGCGACCGAGCCATCCGCCGGTTCCGCCGCCCGCCGTGGAGCGCCCGCCGGTCGAGCTGACGATCGACGGACGGGCCGTCGCAGTGCCCGCCGGCTCGACCATCCTCGACGCCTGCCGGGCGCAGGGGATCGACACCCCGACGCTGTGCTACGTCGAGAACCTCACGCCGGTCAACGTTTGCCGCATCTGCGTCGTCGAGGTCGCCGGGTCGCGGACGCTCGTGCCGGCCTGCTCGCGCCCGGCCGAGGCCGGGATGGACGTTCAGACGGACTCGGAGCGGGTCCGCCTGTCGCGAAAGATGGTCCTCGAGTTCCTCGGCTCGTCCGTGGACGTATCGCTCGCCGGTCCGCGCGAACCGGACGGGTCGATCGCTGCCTATGCCGCGCGATATGGCGCGGACCCGAGTCGCTATGGTGACGCCGCCGCGCCGGCAGCCGCGGACGAGCGCGACGCCCGCGAGTCCGGCCACCATCACCCGGCCGCGGGGGAGCCGACCGCCGCGACGGTGAGCCAGCCCGTGAAGGTCGACAACGAGCTGTACGTCCGCGACTACAGCCGCTGCATCCTCTGCTACAAGTGCGTCGAGGCATGCGGCGTGGACGCCCAGAACACGTTCGCCATCGCCGTGGCCGGTCGGGGATTCGACGCCCGGATCTCGACCGAATGGAACGTCGGGCTGCCGGATTCGGCGTGCGTCTACTGCGGCAACTGCATCGGCGTCTGTCCCACCGGCGCGCTCATGTTCCGCTCGGAGCACGAGATGCGGGCGGCCGGCACGTGGGACGAGTCGGCCCAGACCGTCACGGAGACGATCTGCCCGTACTGCGGCGTGGGTTGCGCGCTGACCCTCCACGTCCAGGACAACTCGATCGTCAAGGTCAGCTCGCCGATGGACTCATCCGTGACGGACGGCCATCTGTGCGTCAAGGGCCGCTTCGGCTTCGAGTTCGTCCAGAACCGCGAGGGCTGATTCCGCGGAGCGGCAGGCGGCCGCCCGTCGGATCAGATGCCTGCGACCCGCTCGGGATGGGCGTAGACGTTGAACCCGTCCCCGCGGAGGAATCCGATGAGCGTCTGGCCGAGGCGCTCGGCCGCCTCGACGGCGAGGTCTGAGGGAGCCGAGACCGCGGCGAGGATCGGGATCCCGGCGACCGCTGCCTTCTGGACGATCTCGAAGCTCACCCGCCCAGAGACGAGGAGCGCCCGGTCGTGGAGCGGCAGGCGGCCGGCGAGGAGCTCCGCGCCGACGAGCTTGTCGAGCGCGTTGTGGCGACCGACGTCCTCGCGGAGCGTGACGAGCTCGCCGGTGGGGGTGAAGAGCCCCGCCGCGTGGAGGCCGCCGGTCGCCTCGAAGACGGTCTGGGCGGCGCGGAGCGCGCTCGGCAGGCCGAGGATGACGTCCCGGTGGATGACCGGCTGACCCTCCGGCAGGGGATCGCAGCGGACCGCGACGTCGTCGATCGAAGCCTTCCCGCAGATGCCGCAGCTCGCCGTGGCGACGAAATGACGCTCGGCGATGCGGGTCGTGTCGAATGGGCGACGGAGGCGGACCGTCACGACGTCATCCGGCTGGGCGAGCGCGGCGGGATCGCCGACCTCCACGGCCGCGACGTCCTCGGGTCCGTCGATGAGGCCCTCCGTCCGCAGGAACCCCACGGCGAGCTCGGCCTCCGAGCCCGGGGTCCGCATGGTCACGGCGACCGCGACCGGCTGCTGCGCGGGCCCTGCCGCCCGGATCTCCATCGGCTCCTCGCCGACGAGGGTATCCGGCCGATGGTCGACG is a genomic window of Chloroflexota bacterium containing:
- the fdhD gene encoding formate dehydrogenase accessory sulfurtransferase FdhD; the protein is MSPPHRAGFSTDSPRRDQAASDSPVVTDQFPTRRTARAAIIAVRGASVDHRPDTLVGEEPMEIRAAGPAQQPVAVAVTMRTPGSEAELAVGFLRTEGLIDGPEDVAAVEVGDPAALAQPDDVVTVRLRRPFDTTRIAERHFVATASCGICGKASIDDVAVRCDPLPEGQPVIHRDVILGLPSALRAAQTVFEATGGLHAAGLFTPTGELVTLREDVGRHNALDKLVGAELLAGRLPLHDRALLVSGRVSFEIVQKAAVAGIPILAAVSAPSDLAVEAAERLGQTLIGFLRGDGFNVYAHPERVAGI
- a CDS encoding (2Fe-2S)-binding protein — protein: MTAEADIARIPFEPPARPSHPPVPPPAVERPPVELTIDGRAVAVPAGSTILDACRAQGIDTPTLCYVENLTPVNVCRICVVEVAGSRTLVPACSRPAEAGMDVQTDSERVRLSRKMVLEFLGSSVDVSLAGPREPDGSIAAYAARYGADPSRYGDAAAPAAADERDARESGHHHPAAGEPTAATVSQPVKVDNELYVRDYSRCILCYKCVEACGVDAQNTFAIAVAGRGFDARISTEWNVGLPDSACVYCGNCIGVCPTGALMFRSEHEMRAAGTWDESAQTVTETICPYCGVGCALTLHVQDNSIVKVSSPMDSSVTDGHLCVKGRFGFEFVQNREG